CTACCGCCTCACCGGCCGCCGCATCGTCGCCGCCTTCTCCACCAGTCGCCGCAGCTCGGCAATCGGCTCCGGATTGTCGTCCACCTGCAGGCGCAGCACGACGTCGTTGTTGAGCCACACGCCACCGTTCTTCTTCACGATGAGCATGGCCGCACTCTGCATGCCGCGTGTATCGCCGCCTGCGCGTTGACCGGCCTCGAGCGCGGCCAGGAGGCGCAGTGACAAATGCCCCGTGGTGCTCTCGAAGGCCTTCACCATGTCCGCCACCACCGCCGGGCCGGCAAGAATGTTGCCCTGAGCGCTGCAATAGACGCCCTGCTTGTCGCCGGCCCAGGTGGAGGCCTTGGGCCCCGTGAACGCCGCCACGCGCCCCTGGGCGTCCATGACGGCAAACTGCCGCCCCTGTTTGGTCCAGTTCTCCGGCCGCGGATCGGGATCGCGCTCCCACACGGTCTTCACCACGGCGTCGGGTGCCATGCCGCTCTTGAGCAACGCGAGCGCCTGAGGGCCGTAGCTCACGTCCACAATGGCCTGGGTGGCCACCACGCCCACACCGGCCTCGGCCCAGAGCACGCCGTTGCCTACCGAGAACACGCGCGACTGCACCGCGCCACCCACCTCGCCGGTTTCCGGGTCATAGCCGAGGATGGAGAAGGTGGCCACCGGCGGCCAGGGCAGCGGCGTGGCCGTAGCCGCAGTGGGCGTGTTGATCGGGCGTTGAGCCTGGGCACCGGACGCGCTGCACACCAAGGCGAGAGCCAGGGCCCATGCGGCACCAGCGCGAAGAATGGAAGTGTGTGGCATGCGTATAAGTGGCCACCGGAAACGCCGCCGAGCAAGGTGACCGGCTGCCGCGTATGATGGGAAAGACCCGTCTCCCCACACCCGGAGTATCCCGATGTCGCGATGGCGCCCGAACGCCGCGAAACGCGCTCCCCGCGTGACCATGTCTCTGGCCACGACCTTCGCTGCCCTGGCACTGCCTGCGCTGCTCAGCGCCCAGCCCACCCAGGCCATCGATCAGGAGTACACGGCCAAGATCAAGGAATTCCTGCAGGACCCGCGCATCACCACCGAACTGGTGGATCATCTGCCGGCGTCCAGCACGGTACCCACGCCGCTCAAGTTCCACGGCCGCATTGTCGGCACGCCGGGTGAGCTCACCTACGCCAGAGACATTCACCGCTACTTCGAGGCGCTGGCCAAGGCCGCGCCCACGCGCGCCAAGTACTGGACCATTGGCAAGACTGAAGAAGGCCGCGACATGGTGGTGCTGGCCATCGGTGACGAGCAGGCCATCGCCAATCTCGACAAGTACAAGGGCGATCTCGCCGCGCTCACCGACCCGCGCAAGACGAGTGAGGCCGAGGCGCAGCGGCTCATCCAGACCACGAAGCCCATCTACTGGCTGACGAGTGGCATGCACTCGCCGGAAACGGGCGGTCCGGAAGTGCTGCAAGAGCTGGCGTATCGGCTCATCGTGTCGGAGTCGCCGTACATCCAGGCCATCCGCAACAACATCATCACCTTCATCACGCCGGTCATCGAAGTGGACGGACGTGAGAAGCAGGTGGACACCTACTACTACAACAAGAAGCTGCCCGCCGGCGCGCCGCGTCTGCCGCTGATGTACTGGGGCAAGTATGTGGCCCACGACAACAACCGCGATGGCATGGGGCAGTTCCTCGCGCTCACGCGGCACGTGAACGACTTCTTCCTGCAGTGGAAGCCGCAGGTCATGCACGACCTGCACGAGTCGGTCACCTATCTCTACAGCAGCACGGGCACGGGCCCGTACAACGACGCCATCGATCCCATCACGGTGACCGAGTGGTGGACCATGGCCCAGGAAGACGTGCGCGAACTCACCAAGCGCGGCGTGCCGGGGGTGTGGACCTACGGCTTCTACGACGGCTGGACGCCCAACTACATGTTCTTCGTGGCGCACACGAAGAACGCCATCGGTCGTTTCTACGAAGTGCAGAGCTACGGACCGGACAACTACGAGGTGCGGCCGCCGGCCACCACCACGAGCCGCGAGTGGTTCCGCCCCAATCCGCCGCTGCCGTACATCAAGTGGGGCCCGCGCAACAACGCCAACATCCAGCAGTCGGGTGTGCTGGTCTCACTCAAGCACTTCGCCGACAATCGGCGCAGCTACCTCGAGAACTACTGGATCAAGAACAAGCGCGCCGTGGAGAAGGGCACCACGGGCGCTGGTCCCTACGCCTGGGTCATTCCGTCCACGCAGAAGCGCAAGGCCGACGCCGCCGACGCGGTGAATGAACTGCGCAAGCAGGGACTCGAAGTGCACGTGGCCAACACGGCGTTCTCGGTGGGTGGCGTGAACGTCAAGGCCGGGGACTGGATCGTGCGCGGCGATCAGCCGTATCGCACACTGGCCGACATGTACTTCGGCATTCAGCGCTACTCGCCGCAGAACCCGCGGCCCTACGACGACACCGGCTGGACGTTCCAGTACATGCGCAACGTGGCTATCCTGCCGGTGGGCGACCGCAGCGTGCTCACGCAGCCCATGACGATGGTGAACGACAAGGTGAAGGCCGCCGGCGGTGTGGAAGGCACGGGCCCGGTGCTCATCGTGGCGCACACCAGCGACAACAATCTCATGAAGTTCCGCACGCAGTTCGCGACCACCAAGATGCACGCGGCGGAAGCGGACTTTGAGGCGGGTGGCCGGCAGTTCAAGGCGGGCGCGTTCATCATTCCCGCCGGCGACCGCGCCAAGCTCTCCGCGGCGCTCACGGAACTCGGACTCAGCGCGCAGGCCGTGGCCACCATGCCGTCGGTCAAGATGCACGAGCTGGACCTGCCGCGCATCGGTTACGCCCACGCCTGGCAGCGCACACAGGACGAAGGCTGGGTGCGCGCGGCGCTCGACACCTACGGCGTGCCGTACAGATACTTCGGCGACATCGAGCTCAAGAAGGGCAACCTGCGCGCGAAGTACGATGTCATCATCTATCCGCACGTTGGCGGCAGCGCGCAGTCGCACATCGCCGGCATCATCAAGAACGGCGACACACCGCTGCCGTACCGAAAGACGGCATCCACGCCCAACCTGGGCGCCATCGACGCCGCCGATGACATTCGCGGCGGCCTCGGCATCGAGGGTCTCACGGAGCTGTACAAGTTCGTACAGGCCGGCGGCACGCTCATTGTGGAAGGCAGCACGTCCACCATCTTCCCGGCCTACAACCTCACCAGCGGCATCACGCTCGAGTCGCCGCGTGATCTGTTTGCACGTGGCTCGGTGATGCGCGGTGTCGTGACCGACAAGACCAGCCCGCTGGCCTACGGCTTTGACGCGCAGGTGCCGGTGTACTTCAATCAGGATCCGGTCATCAACGTGGGCGGCTCCGCAGGCCTCTTTGCCGGCGGTGGCAGCGGAGCGGGCGCGGCGGCGCTTCAGCAGAACGTCACACCGAACGCCAACCCGGTGCAGGTATCGGCCTGGAGCTGGGGGATGGGCGACACCACGGGCACGCCAACACCACGCCCCAGCGGCGCGGGTCTGGCTGCGGCCGCCGCGCGCGGTGGAGCAGGCGGTGCCGGTGGCTTTGGTGGTGGAGCGGCGTTTGGTGGTGCCACGAGCATTGACGGCACGCGGCCGCGCGTGATTCTGCAGTTCCCGGCCAACCCGAATGACATGCTGCTCTCCGGCACGCTGGCCGGCGGTGAGGCGCTGAGCAACCGCGCGCAGCTGGTGGACGCGCCGCTCGGCAAGGGTCACGTGGTGATGTTCGCCATTCGTCCGTTCTGGCGCTGGCAGACGCAGGGGACGTACTTCCTCGGCTTCAACGCGATCCTGAACTGGAACGATCTGGACGCGGGGAAGTGAGGGGATAGTCACAACTCACAACTCGAAACCTGAACTCAAAACCCGGAACTGATCAGTTTTGAGTATTGGGTTCGGGTTCCGAGTCGTAAGTAGTCGTAAACCCAAGACTCAACACTTGAACTCAAAGCTCAGAGCTTACCGACAGTCCGGTCAGCTCTGAGCTTTGAGTTGAAGTTTTGAGTTTTCAGTTTGACGGCGGCTACGCGGGCGGAACCGTGCTGTCCCGCTTCACCGTGCTCGAGTCGGCCGGCGCCGCGGCTGCGGTCGCCGTATCCACCGGCTTGGTCACAGTCGTCGAGTCCGCGCGCCGCCGGTTGCGACGGGGCGTCGGGGCCGCCGCCGGCTTCTCGGCGGCCGTCGTGGTGTCGGCCACCACCGCCGTATCGCTCTTGCCAATGAGGCCGCCCGCCCAGCTCTTGAAGGACGAGGCGTAGGCGCCGATGGTGTCGGCTGCCTCGCGCGCGGGGCCCGCTGGTTTCTGCGAGCCGTACCACCACACCCCGTAGGTCATCGCGCCGAGCATGACGATGTAGGGGAAGACCGAGCGCCGTCGTCCCAATGAGGCGGGATCCTTGCGGCGCGGCGCGGCGGCCTTGGCTGCCTTGGTCTTCTGCGTGGCCACCGCCGCCGCGGGCGTTCGGATGCTGTTGTTGTCGATGGGTGTGCGCGCGCCCACGCTGGACATGCGCTGCCCCAGCGCGTGCCGGTACATCTCGGCGGTCTGCGTCGGTGTCATTTCGGACACCGCGTTGGCCAGCGTCATGCCAAACTCCGCCACCGTGGGGAAACGGTCGGCAGGGTCGGGTGCGAGCGCCTTGTCGAAGACTTCCTGAATGGACTCGGGCCACTCGAGATCACTGCGCACTTCGTCGAGACGCCGCGGACGGCTGGTGAGGCGCGCGATCAGCGATTCCTTGCTGTTCGAGTTGGCAAACGCATCGTGACCGGTGAGCGTGATGAACGCCACGAGTGCCAGCGAGTACTGATCGGAGCGCGCGTCGAGCACATCACCCGACAGCTGCTCGGGTGACATGAACTCCGGCGTACCCACGGCAAAGCCGGTGCGCGTGACCTGCTGCGCGCCACGATCCATGGTGCGCGCAATGCCGAAGTCCACCAGCTTGACGACAAACGTGCCGTCGTTGCGCTGCGACACCATCACGTTGTCGGGCTTGATGTCACGGTGCAGGATGCCGAGGTCGTGCGCCGCCTGCAACGCGTCGGAAGCCTGCGCGATGATGTCCGCGGCCACCACCGGATGCATGGCCACTTCACGCTTGAGTGTGGCCGACAGGGACTCGCCGTCGATGAACTCCATGGCGAGGTACACCAGCCCCTCGTCGGTTTCACCGAAGTCGAAGATGCCCGCCACGTTGGGATGCGAGATCTTGCTGGCGTTTTCAGCTTCACGCGTGAAGCGCTGCAACGCCTCGGGCTCGTGCACCAAGGCGGGGCGCATGATCTTGATGGCACTCTTGCGCTTCATGCGCACATGCTCGGCCAGATACACCTGGCCCATGCCGCCTTCGCCAAGCTGCTTGAGCACCTTGTAGCGGCCGCCGACCATCTTGCCGATGAGATTGGCCTCACCGGCCGGCACCAATGAGGTGCCGTCCTTCGCGCAGAAAGCCACATCCGCGTCGTAGTCTTCCCCGCACTGGGGGCAAACCTTTCTGGTGCTCACAGTCTGCCAAGCTATGCCCAGGCGAAGACTTGGCAAGCGGGAGGTATATAGGGAGGTTGCCCCTGGGTATCTTGGTATATGCCCATTACATCAGCATTCCCGGGACTGGGACCGCTGCGTCGCGTCGGGACTCTTGGCCTCGGGCTGGTCTGGACGATCGGCTCGATGGCCATTCCACTCGGTGCACAAGGCGCGGCACCATCCGTCGCGTCCCGCCCCACTTGGAATACCGCCGGTACCCAGGGGGACGCCGTCTGGAAGGAGGTGGCCTTCGCCAATGGCGAGCGTCTGGCTGAGCTGCGTCTGCACTACACCACACTGGGCACGCCGCGGCGCGACGCGGCCGGGGTGGTCCGCAATGCCGTGCTCATTCTGCACGGCACGGGCGGAAGTGGACGCAGCTTCATGTCAGCTGGGTACGCCGGCGAGTTGTTTGGTCCCGGTCAACTGCTCGACAGCAGCCGCTACTACATCATTCTGCCCGACGGCATCGGGCACGGCGGCTCCAGCAAGCCCAGTGACGGGCTGCGCGCGCGTTTCCCGCACTATGGCTACACGGACATGGTGACGGCCCAGCATCGCCTGCTCACCGAGCATCTCGGCGTCAACCACCTGCGGCTCATCATGGGCACGAGCATGGGCTGCATGCAGGCCTGGATGTGGGGCGTACGTTGGCCCGAGTTCATGGACGGCCTCGCGCCGCTGGCCTGTGTGCCCACGCAGATCGCCGGCCGCAATCGCATGATCCGCACCATGGCCATGGACGCCATCCGGCTGGATCCGGGGTACCAGAACGGCAACTACCAGAGTCAGCCTCTGGGCCTGCGTTCGGCGCTCGGTCTCCTGTACATGATGGGCAGCGCACCGCTGCTGCAGCAGGAGCAGGCGCCCACACGCGATCAGGCGGATTCGGTCATCCGCGCGTATCTCGACAGCCGCATGCGAAATACCGACGCGAACGACTTTCTCTATCAGTTCGACGCGTCGCGGGACTACGATCCGTCGAAGGACCTGCAGCGTGTGTCGGCGCCGGCCCTGTTCATCAACTCGGCCGACGACCAGGTGAACCCGCCGGAACTCGGGCTGGCGGAACGCTATGCGGCGATGATGCCGAAGACCCGATTCGTGCTCTTGCCCATCACGAGGGAAACCCGGGGCCATGGCACGCACTCGCAGCCGCGCATCTGGGGTGGCCTGCTGCGGGAGTTTCTCTCGACCCTTCCCGAACGCTGAGCAGCTCATGACCCCGGCAACTCTGGCCGCGTCGTCCGCCACCGCTTCTTCCGCCGTGTCTCTGCAGACACCCGGTGTCACGCGCCTGCTGGCGCGGGCGCTGCGCCTGTCCTGCCCGCACTGCGGCGGCCGCGGCATCTTCCAGTCCTTCTTCGCGCTGCGTGCCACCTGCCCAAGCTGCGGACTCCGTCTCGAGCGCGGCGAAAGCGACTACTTCGTGGGCGCCTACCTGTTCAATCTCATCGCCGTCGAACTGATTCTGTTCTTCTGCGTGTGCGGCTTTGTGTGGTTCACCTGGCCCAATCCGCCCTGGGACGCCATCACCTACATCACCGGCTTTCTCATGCTGGCCGGCTGTCTGCTGTGCTATCCCTTTGCCAAGACCACCTGGCTCGCGGTGGATCTGGCCATTCGCCCACTGACTGCCGAGGAGCTGGCCTGGCACCGCGAAGGGGGCGAAATGGGAGAGCGGGAGCTGCCGCATCTCTGAGGCCGCTCCCGCTCTCTGTTGCTGCTGTCTGCCGAGGTCTTACTTCTCGGCGATGATCAGGTACTTGGACGAGGCCCAGAACTTGGACGGATCGGTGATGCGGATGTTTTCGCCGCGGAACGATCCGTCCTTTTCCTTCTTGGCCACCTCGATCAGTCCCACATCGTGGCGTGACACGATGCGATAGGCGCGATCGGGGCGAGGCAGCGGGATGGTGAGCGTCTGGCGACGATCGGCCATGGTGAAGCGCGCCGCGTCGAGCGTACGCGCGGGCACCAGTGTCTTGCCGAGCTTCACAATGAGCAGACCGCGTGAGCCGCCTTCCTCGGCCACTACGCCGTCGGCGAGGAGCTGGCGGCGCGAACCGACGGTGTAGAACACCTGATTCTCGCGCACGTCCATGGCCTTCACCGTGTCCGTGAGCACGGCCTTTTCCGCCACCAGGGTTTCGTTGGCCTGACGCAGCTGACGGACTTCGTCCTGGAAGACCGCGATTTCCTTGTCGCGCTGCGCGAGGCGCGCGTTGAGGTCGGCCAGCAGCGTGGCCGCCGCCGTGGAGTCCTCACGCAGGGCCTTGAGTTCCTCGAGCTGCTTCTGCACCTGCGCCTGACGGGCCGCGAGCCGCTGCCGCATCTGCCGCAGGCGGTCGAGAATGTCCTTCTGCGCCGCCGCCGCCTCGGTCTTGCCCGATTCGTCGCTGGTGTTGACGCCCACCTTGGACGACAGGCCGCGCACCTGGCGGAGCTCCTTGTCCACCTCGTCGGCAAACTTGGACGCTTCCACCACCTGGGCCAGCGCGCGGTCCCGGTCGGCGGCGTTGCCGTTCACCAGGCCCTGCAGCGAATCGCGCTCGGTGGTGGTGGCGGACAGCACGGCCGCCAGCGAGTCGGCACGGGCGCGTGAGGCGGTGTCGGTGCACGCGCCCATCAGGGCCGTGGCCAGGACGGCCGACAGCACAACGAGACGGGGGCGAAGCAAGGATCGGGACATGGCGGAGCGGGGAGTGAGGTGGAACGACTGCTGAGGAACGTAGGGAAGCCGGCAGCCGGGAGAAAGTGGCATGGGTCACCGTCCGCACGAGGAACGGTGACCCATATCACGACCAGCGTCTCCGGCACATTGGACAGCCGGAGGTGGGCAATCAGTTGTCCTGCGTGACCCGCGTGGTGGGCGGCTGCTGGTACTTCTCGAACCAGCTGCGCAGGAAGAGCTGGGTGCGCAGGAAGTTGGACGGCGTGCTGCTGGTGCCGTGCCACTCGTTGTTGAAGCGCACCATGGCCGTGGGCACCTTGAGCACCTTCAGCGCCTCGTAGTATTCCTCGGTCTGCCCCATGGGCGTGCGCAGGTCGTTGACGCCGGTCATGAGCATGGTGGGTGTCTTCACGTTGCCCACGTACATCAGCGGCGAGCGACGCAGATGTTCGCTGGGATCATCCCAGGGATACTTGGCGAAGTTGTTGTACCAGCTGTTGCCGTCGGTGGTGCCAACGAAGCTGAGCCAGTTGGTCACCGGGCAATTGGCGCTGGCCGCCGCAAAGCGGTTGGTGTGACCCACGATCCAGCTGGTCAGCACGCCGCCACCGGAGCAGCCGAACACGTAGAGGCGATTACTGTCCACGAAGCCACGATTGATGACCGTGTCCACACCGGCCATGAGGTCATCGTAGTCCTTGCCCGGATAGGCGTTCTTGATGGCATTGCCGAAGGCGCTGCCGTAGCCCGTTGAGCCGCGCGGGTTGGTGTAGAGCACCACATAGCCATGCGCCGCGTGATCCTGACGCGCAAAGCTGAAGCCCACGTTGTACATGCTGTGCGGGCCGCCGTGAATCTCCAGCATCAGCGGATACTTCTTCCTGGGGTCGAAGTCCGCCGGCTTTACAATCCAGCCCTGAATGCGGAAGCCGTCCACGGAGGTGTACCACACCTCTTCGGTGGTGGCGAGCTTCTTGCCTGCCAGCACGTCGGCGTTGACTTCGGTGAGCTGGCGCGGCGTGGGCGTGCGCACGTCGAAGGCCACGATGTCCGTGGGCTTGTCCGCGGTGCTCATGGTGCCGACCGCAAGGAAGTTGCGGCCGATGTCGCTCACCGACAGCACCTGCGCGCCCTTCGTCACCTGCTTCACCTCGCCCTTGAGCGAGGCGTGATACAGGTGACGCGAGCCCTCGTTCTCGGCGTTGAAGTAGATGCCACTGCCGTCGGGCGCCCACATCATGCCGCTCGGGCTGCGATCGAGCTTCTCCGTCAGCGCGCGCGGGTTGCTGCCGTCGGCGTCCATCACGTAGAGAATCGCGTCCTTCCACGTGGCATCAGTGCTGTCGTAACCCGTGTAGGCCACATGGCGGCCATCGGGGCTCGGCACCGGATTGTTGTCGGGCCCGTTACGCTTCGTGAGCTGCACGATGCTGCCGGAGGCCACGTCCACCTTGTAGATGTCGCTCTGGCGCCACGAGTACTCGGCGTCGCTCACCCGATTGCTGGTGAACAGCAGCGCCTTGCCGTCGGGCGTCCAGGTGTTGCCGTTGGCGGGCCAGTCACCCGTGGTGACCTGACGCGGCGTGCCGCCATCGGCGGGCACCGTGAAGAGCTGGCGCACGCCATTCTCGAGGAAGCCCTGCCGATCGGCGCGGTAGCGCACCTTGGTGACCACACGCGGCGGCTCCACCCACTTGGCGCCGCGCGGCGCGGCGGGCATGGGAATGCGCCACTGTTCGTTGTCGCGCACCAGCATGCCG
This Gemmatimonas sp. UBA7669 DNA region includes the following protein-coding sequences:
- a CDS encoding serine/threonine-protein kinase; its protein translation is MAFCAKDGTSLVPAGEANLIGKMVGGRYKVLKQLGEGGMGQVYLAEHVRMKRKSAIKIMRPALVHEPEALQRFTREAENASKISHPNVAGIFDFGETDEGLVYLAMEFIDGESLSATLKREVAMHPVVAADIIAQASDALQAAHDLGILHRDIKPDNVMVSQRNDGTFVVKLVDFGIARTMDRGAQQVTRTGFAVGTPEFMSPEQLSGDVLDARSDQYSLALVAFITLTGHDAFANSNSKESLIARLTSRPRRLDEVRSDLEWPESIQEVFDKALAPDPADRFPTVAEFGMTLANAVSEMTPTQTAEMYRHALGQRMSSVGARTPIDNNSIRTPAAAVATQKTKAAKAAAPRRKDPASLGRRRSVFPYIVMLGAMTYGVWWYGSQKPAGPAREAADTIGAYASSFKSWAGGLIGKSDTAVVADTTTAAEKPAAAPTPRRNRRRADSTTVTKPVDTATAAAAPADSSTVKRDSTVPPA
- a CDS encoding alpha/beta fold hydrolase, which translates into the protein MPITSAFPGLGPLRRVGTLGLGLVWTIGSMAIPLGAQGAAPSVASRPTWNTAGTQGDAVWKEVAFANGERLAELRLHYTTLGTPRRDAAGVVRNAVLILHGTGGSGRSFMSAGYAGELFGPGQLLDSSRYYIILPDGIGHGGSSKPSDGLRARFPHYGYTDMVTAQHRLLTEHLGVNHLRLIMGTSMGCMQAWMWGVRWPEFMDGLAPLACVPTQIAGRNRMIRTMAMDAIRLDPGYQNGNYQSQPLGLRSALGLLYMMGSAPLLQQEQAPTRDQADSVIRAYLDSRMRNTDANDFLYQFDASRDYDPSKDLQRVSAPALFINSADDQVNPPELGLAERYAAMMPKTRFVLLPITRETRGHGTHSQPRIWGGLLREFLSTLPER
- a CDS encoding S9 family peptidase, with the translated sequence MQPVMRHRIPWRRALLVATLLVPAVAPRLASAQSANALRDRLTIHDYFNWEDVSAPALSPDGKQVLYTRTWIDQLNDRRESSVWIMNADGTRNRFLVKGSNARWSPDGSRIVFVAPGEPGGAQIWVRYMDAEGATTQITRLTESPSDVEWSPDGKTLAFGMLVRDNEQWRIPMPAAPRGAKWVEPPRVVTKVRYRADRQGFLENGVRQLFTVPADGGTPRQVTTGDWPANGNTWTPDGKALLFTSNRVSDAEYSWRQSDIYKVDVASGSIVQLTKRNGPDNNPVPSPDGRHVAYTGYDSTDATWKDAILYVMDADGSNPRALTEKLDRSPSGMMWAPDGSGIYFNAENEGSRHLYHASLKGEVKQVTKGAQVLSVSDIGRNFLAVGTMSTADKPTDIVAFDVRTPTPRQLTEVNADVLAGKKLATTEEVWYTSVDGFRIQGWIVKPADFDPRKKYPLMLEIHGGPHSMYNVGFSFARQDHAAHGYVVLYTNPRGSTGYGSAFGNAIKNAYPGKDYDDLMAGVDTVINRGFVDSNRLYVFGCSGGGVLTSWIVGHTNRFAAASANCPVTNWLSFVGTTDGNSWYNNFAKYPWDDPSEHLRRSPLMYVGNVKTPTMLMTGVNDLRTPMGQTEEYYEALKVLKVPTAMVRFNNEWHGTSSTPSNFLRTQLFLRSWFEKYQQPPTTRVTQDN
- a CDS encoding M14 family zinc carboxypeptidase, whose protein sequence is MSLATTFAALALPALLSAQPTQAIDQEYTAKIKEFLQDPRITTELVDHLPASSTVPTPLKFHGRIVGTPGELTYARDIHRYFEALAKAAPTRAKYWTIGKTEEGRDMVVLAIGDEQAIANLDKYKGDLAALTDPRKTSEAEAQRLIQTTKPIYWLTSGMHSPETGGPEVLQELAYRLIVSESPYIQAIRNNIITFITPVIEVDGREKQVDTYYYNKKLPAGAPRLPLMYWGKYVAHDNNRDGMGQFLALTRHVNDFFLQWKPQVMHDLHESVTYLYSSTGTGPYNDAIDPITVTEWWTMAQEDVRELTKRGVPGVWTYGFYDGWTPNYMFFVAHTKNAIGRFYEVQSYGPDNYEVRPPATTTSREWFRPNPPLPYIKWGPRNNANIQQSGVLVSLKHFADNRRSYLENYWIKNKRAVEKGTTGAGPYAWVIPSTQKRKADAADAVNELRKQGLEVHVANTAFSVGGVNVKAGDWIVRGDQPYRTLADMYFGIQRYSPQNPRPYDDTGWTFQYMRNVAILPVGDRSVLTQPMTMVNDKVKAAGGVEGTGPVLIVAHTSDNNLMKFRTQFATTKMHAAEADFEAGGRQFKAGAFIIPAGDRAKLSAALTELGLSAQAVATMPSVKMHELDLPRIGYAHAWQRTQDEGWVRAALDTYGVPYRYFGDIELKKGNLRAKYDVIIYPHVGGSAQSHIAGIIKNGDTPLPYRKTASTPNLGAIDAADDIRGGLGIEGLTELYKFVQAGGTLIVEGSTSTIFPAYNLTSGITLESPRDLFARGSVMRGVVTDKTSPLAYGFDAQVPVYFNQDPVINVGGSAGLFAGGGSGAGAAALQQNVTPNANPVQVSAWSWGMGDTTGTPTPRPSGAGLAAAAARGGAGGAGGFGGGAAFGGATSIDGTRPRVILQFPANPNDMLLSGTLAGGEALSNRAQLVDAPLGKGHVVMFAIRPFWRWQTQGTYFLGFNAILNWNDLDAGK
- a CDS encoding DUF983 domain-containing protein, giving the protein MTPATLAASSATASSAVSLQTPGVTRLLARALRLSCPHCGGRGIFQSFFALRATCPSCGLRLERGESDYFVGAYLFNLIAVELILFFCVCGFVWFTWPNPPWDAITYITGFLMLAGCLLCYPFAKTTWLAVDLAIRPLTAEELAWHREGGEMGERELPHL
- a CDS encoding DUF1028 domain-containing protein, with the translated sequence MPHTSILRAGAAWALALALVCSASGAQAQRPINTPTAATATPLPWPPVATFSILGYDPETGEVGGAVQSRVFSVGNGVLWAEAGVGVVATQAIVDVSYGPQALALLKSGMAPDAVVKTVWERDPDPRPENWTKQGRQFAVMDAQGRVAAFTGPKASTWAGDKQGVYCSAQGNILAGPAVVADMVKAFESTTGHLSLRLLAALEAGQRAGGDTRGMQSAAMLIVKKNGGVWLNNDVVLRLQVDDNPEPIAELRRLVEKAATMRRPVRR